In Thermoanaerobaculia bacterium, the following proteins share a genomic window:
- a CDS encoding arginine decarboxylase, pyruvoyl-dependent: MFVAKKVFLTKGVGRHREKLTSFEMALRDAAIADQNLVRVSSIFPPHCRIISRKEGAKMLQSGAVTFVVMSENATNEPHRLIAASVGVAIPKNSGTYGYLSEHHSFGQTEKVAGDYAEDLAAGMLATTLGVELDYDKSYDERKEQWRISGQIVRTMNISQTAVGDKKGLWTTVIAACILLPPDA; encoded by the coding sequence ATGTTCGTAGCGAAAAAGGTCTTTCTGACCAAGGGCGTCGGTCGCCACCGCGAGAAGCTCACGTCGTTCGAGATGGCGCTTCGCGACGCGGCGATCGCCGACCAGAATCTCGTGCGGGTCTCCTCGATCTTCCCGCCGCACTGCCGGATCATCTCGCGCAAGGAGGGGGCGAAGATGCTCCAGTCCGGCGCCGTCACGTTCGTCGTCATGAGCGAAAACGCCACGAACGAGCCGCATCGCCTGATCGCGGCGTCGGTCGGGGTCGCGATCCCGAAGAACTCCGGGACGTACGGCTACCTCTCCGAGCACCACTCCTTCGGACAGACCGAGAAAGTCGCGGGCGACTACGCCGAGGACCTCGCGGCGGGGATGCTGGCGACGACCCTCGGGGTCGAGCTCGACTACGACAAGTCGTACGACGAGCGCAAGGAGCAGTGGAGGATCTCCGGGCAGATCGTCCGCACGATGAACATCTCGCAGACGGCGGTCGGCGACAAGAAGGGGCTCTGGACGACCGTCATCGCCGCCTGCATCCTGCTCCCCCCCGACGCGTAG